One part of the Sorangiineae bacterium MSr11954 genome encodes these proteins:
- a CDS encoding ferritin-like domain-containing protein, which translates to MDLEAMFERCKRDQWAISDLDWSGTPRPMAKADEMAIVQYFTDMAGIERLAKALFAQQAKNARDPVLRDIFRTFVADEERHAVVAERLAVYYDVHRYQKYEMSRALQRFAPSFVHLVQNVPPDIANVYVTGGEIALDMALLRSIDDYVNDAMSQAAMDRINRDESRHLAIDYHMTEYYASAEYAALVANEPPASWTKRARSAMALARVVYSAAPFFRAVFFDPMQRVDPDGKRLREAFKRLQLLGEKNRERASTLVRVLCGVQALYNESSLFRRVFGRAAARICGIPVQLMDRFYTQEEARRAAKMSYDDLANEALAADSFSSFSWDRPTPRPRSATCP; encoded by the coding sequence ATGGACCTCGAGGCCATGTTCGAACGGTGCAAGCGCGACCAGTGGGCCATCTCCGACCTGGACTGGTCCGGAACGCCGAGGCCCATGGCCAAGGCGGATGAGATGGCAATCGTTCAGTATTTTACGGATATGGCGGGCATCGAGCGGCTGGCGAAGGCCCTGTTCGCGCAGCAGGCTAAAAACGCGCGCGATCCGGTGCTTCGCGACATCTTTCGCACCTTCGTGGCGGACGAGGAGCGGCACGCGGTGGTCGCCGAGCGGCTGGCCGTTTACTACGATGTTCATCGTTACCAAAAATATGAAATGAGCCGTGCGCTCCAGCGATTCGCGCCATCGTTCGTGCACCTGGTGCAGAACGTGCCGCCGGACATCGCAAATGTGTATGTCACCGGCGGCGAGATTGCGCTCGATATGGCGCTTTTGCGTTCCATCGACGACTACGTGAACGATGCCATGAGCCAAGCCGCCATGGATCGCATCAACCGCGATGAATCGCGGCACCTGGCCATCGACTACCATATGACGGAGTACTACGCGTCCGCGGAGTACGCGGCCCTCGTCGCGAACGAGCCCCCGGCGTCTTGGACGAAGCGCGCGCGCTCGGCGATGGCGCTCGCGCGGGTCGTCTATTCCGCGGCGCCCTTCTTTCGTGCGGTGTTCTTCGATCCGATGCAGCGGGTCGATCCCGATGGAAAGCGTCTTCGCGAGGCGTTCAAGCGGCTGCAGCTCCTCGGGGAAAAGAACCGGGAGCGGGCGAGCACCTTGGTGCGGGTGCTCTGCGGGGTGCAAGCGCTGTACAATGAATCGAGCTTGTTTCGAAGGGTTTTCGGCCGGGCGGCCGCTCGGATCTGCGGCATTCCGGTGCAGTTGATGGATCGTTTTTACACGCAGGAGGAAGCGCGGCGGGCGGCGAAGATGTCGTACGACGATCTGGCGAACGAGGCGCTGGCGGCGGACTCGTTCAGCTCGTTCAGC
- the msrB gene encoding peptide-methionine (R)-S-oxide reductase MsrB: MAKIEKSEAQWYKELTPEQFAVTRRKGTERAFTGEYYDCHDSGTYRCVCCGEALFSSDTKYDSGSGWPSFTSPVAEAAIEEHADHSHFMTRTEVTCQACGAHLGHVFPDGPGPTGLRYCINSASLKLEKK, translated from the coding sequence ATGGCCAAGATCGAGAAGTCCGAAGCCCAGTGGTACAAGGAGCTTACGCCCGAACAATTCGCCGTCACGCGCCGCAAAGGAACCGAGCGCGCCTTTACCGGTGAATATTACGATTGCCACGACTCCGGCACTTACCGCTGCGTCTGCTGCGGGGAAGCGCTCTTTTCCTCCGACACCAAATACGACTCCGGCTCCGGCTGGCCGAGCTTCACCTCCCCCGTGGCCGAAGCCGCCATCGAGGAACACGCGGATCACTCCCACTTCATGACCCGCACCGAGGTGACCTGCCAGGCATGCGGCGCCCATTTGGGGCACGTCTTCCCCGACGGTCCGGGGCCCACCGGATTGCGGTACTGCATCAACTCCGCGTCGCTCAAGCTCGAGAAAAAGTAG
- a CDS encoding alpha/beta hydrolase, translated as MPEIFGQYTVPGLDGERLVRVHVPSSAPAPSRSPGPVSRRRGVAPRPLLVLFDGQNVFDDEPSFSGGWYVHTAVERLRPTGYNVPIIVAIDHGGEQRIDELGPFRAGGRGGKADVLLEWLGATLLPEVRGRYSIVEGPVGVCIGGSSMGGLASLYAHFRRPDLFGGVIAMSPSFWFGQRALFSFVAKQENPAFSRIYLDGGLQEGSGNMASLVARMAEHLTGRGYGPEKLKLVLDPKGGHGERHWRRRFPAALRFMYRKPM; from the coding sequence ATGCCTGAAATCTTCGGGCAGTATACGGTTCCAGGGTTGGACGGGGAGCGGCTGGTCCGGGTGCACGTGCCGTCTTCCGCGCCGGCGCCTTCCAGGTCGCCCGGCCCGGTCTCCCGCCGCCGCGGAGTGGCGCCGCGGCCGCTGCTGGTCCTGTTCGACGGGCAGAACGTCTTCGACGACGAGCCCTCGTTCTCCGGGGGATGGTACGTGCACACCGCCGTGGAGCGGTTGCGGCCGACCGGCTACAACGTCCCCATCATCGTCGCCATCGACCACGGCGGCGAGCAACGCATCGACGAGCTCGGACCTTTTCGCGCGGGTGGCCGCGGCGGAAAGGCCGACGTGCTGCTCGAGTGGCTCGGGGCCACGCTCTTGCCCGAGGTGCGCGGCCGCTACTCCATCGTGGAGGGGCCCGTGGGCGTGTGCATCGGCGGCTCCTCGATGGGCGGCCTCGCCTCGCTCTACGCGCACTTTCGCAGGCCGGATCTGTTTGGCGGCGTCATCGCCATGTCGCCCTCGTTCTGGTTCGGGCAGCGCGCGCTGTTTTCGTTCGTGGCCAAGCAAGAAAACCCGGCGTTCTCCCGCATCTACCTCGACGGCGGCTTGCAAGAGGGCAGCGGCAACATGGCCTCCTTGGTCGCGCGCATGGCCGAGCACCTCACGGGGCGGGGCTATGGGCCCGAGAAGCTCAAACTGGTCCTCGACCCCAAAGGCGGCCACGGAGAGCGCCACTGGCGAAGGCGCTTCCCCGCGGCGCTGCGGTTCATGTACCGAAAGCCGATGTGA
- a CDS encoding DUF3516 domain-containing protein, translating to MSFEQTSRLERAETRLGRRLPHPDDDVDPQKLLDSFIDYTTEIGLTLYPAQEEAILELFSGKNVILNTPTGSGKSLVATAMHFLATAEGRRSFYTCPIKALVSEKFFALCREFGPDRVGMMTGDAAVNRDAPIICCTQEILANLALRHGDQADVDYVIMDEFHYYSDKDRGVAWQLPLLALPQAKFLLMSATFGDTAPFERYLDDLTGIETAVVIGKDRPVPLDFEYSEIPLHETVAKLVAAGKIPLYLVHFTQRACAEEAQNLMSVDICTKDEKRAIAAAIAGARFDSPYGKDIQKYIRHGIGVHHAGLLPKYRLLVETLAQKGLLKVICGTDTLGVGVNIPIRTVVFTKLCKFDGEKTAILSVRDFQQISGRAGRKGFDDRGSVVVQAPEHVIENLRMEAKAGNDPAKRRKMVKKKPPEKGYVHWDKGVFTRLIESPPEPLVSRFSVSHGMLMQVLERENGGCRAMARLIWRSHERRAQKRIHGKTTAMLFRSLVDSGVIEIDGRHVVVNADLQEDFSLHHALSLYLLDTLDRIDPDSETYALDVLTLVESILENPEVVLMKQLDALKTKKMAEMKAAGVEYDDRMEELSKLEYPKPNRDFIYDTFNAFSAKHPWVGQDNIRPKSVARDMYEAYMSFREYVNEYGLERAEGLLLRYLSDVYKVLVETVPRYAKTEEVEDIVTYFSAIVRQVDSSLLDEWEKMRDPSRIQTAIEGGAKEEILERADTRDITRDERAFTVLVRNEMYRLLRALAKKDYDVAADMLAPVSAGELREKWAPYFEEHASIRVDPDARRPALCRIDQLETHWQIQQTVLDPEGDDDWVIVCKVDLDRARDEGRVVLSLVRVGT from the coding sequence ATGTCGTTCGAGCAAACCTCGCGCCTCGAACGAGCCGAAACCCGGCTCGGGCGCCGCCTCCCCCACCCCGACGACGACGTCGATCCGCAAAAGCTCCTCGATTCGTTCATCGACTACACCACCGAAATCGGGCTGACCCTCTACCCCGCGCAGGAAGAGGCCATCCTCGAGCTCTTCTCGGGCAAGAACGTCATCCTCAACACGCCCACCGGCTCGGGGAAGTCGCTGGTCGCCACCGCCATGCACTTCCTGGCCACCGCCGAGGGGCGGCGCTCGTTCTACACGTGCCCCATCAAGGCGCTGGTCAGCGAGAAATTCTTCGCCTTGTGCCGCGAGTTCGGCCCCGACCGGGTCGGGATGATGACCGGCGACGCCGCCGTCAACCGCGACGCCCCCATCATCTGCTGCACCCAAGAGATCCTCGCCAACTTGGCGCTGCGCCACGGCGATCAGGCCGACGTGGACTACGTCATCATGGACGAGTTCCACTACTACTCCGACAAAGACCGCGGGGTCGCCTGGCAATTGCCCTTGCTCGCCCTGCCCCAGGCCAAGTTCCTCTTGATGTCGGCCACCTTCGGCGACACCGCGCCCTTCGAGCGCTACCTCGACGATCTCACCGGGATCGAAACGGCGGTGGTCATCGGGAAAGATCGCCCGGTCCCCCTCGACTTCGAATACTCGGAAATCCCGCTTCACGAGACGGTGGCCAAGCTGGTCGCGGCCGGAAAAATCCCGCTCTATCTGGTGCACTTCACGCAGCGCGCCTGCGCCGAAGAAGCGCAAAACCTGATGAGCGTGGACATCTGCACCAAAGACGAAAAACGCGCCATCGCCGCCGCCATCGCCGGCGCGCGCTTCGACTCGCCGTACGGCAAGGACATTCAAAAGTACATTCGCCATGGCATCGGCGTGCACCACGCGGGGTTGTTGCCCAAATACCGATTGCTGGTGGAGACCTTGGCGCAAAAAGGGCTCCTCAAGGTCATCTGCGGCACCGACACCTTGGGGGTCGGCGTCAACATCCCCATTCGCACCGTGGTCTTCACCAAGCTGTGCAAGTTCGACGGCGAGAAGACCGCCATCCTCAGCGTGCGCGATTTTCAGCAGATCAGCGGCCGCGCCGGGCGCAAAGGGTTCGACGACCGCGGCAGCGTGGTGGTGCAGGCGCCCGAGCACGTGATTGAGAACCTCCGCATGGAGGCCAAGGCCGGAAACGATCCGGCCAAGCGGCGCAAGATGGTGAAGAAGAAGCCGCCGGAGAAGGGCTATGTGCACTGGGACAAAGGGGTCTTCACGCGCCTCATCGAGTCGCCGCCCGAGCCCCTGGTGTCGCGCTTCTCGGTGTCGCACGGCATGCTGATGCAGGTGCTCGAGCGCGAAAATGGCGGCTGCCGCGCCATGGCCCGCCTCATTTGGCGCTCACACGAGCGCCGCGCGCAAAAGCGCATCCACGGCAAGACCACCGCCATGCTCTTTCGCTCCCTGGTGGACTCCGGGGTCATCGAAATCGACGGGCGCCATGTGGTGGTCAACGCGGATTTGCAGGAGGACTTCTCGCTGCACCACGCGCTCTCGCTCTATCTGCTCGACACCCTCGACCGCATCGATCCCGACTCGGAGACGTATGCGCTCGACGTGCTCACCTTGGTGGAGTCGATCCTCGAGAACCCCGAGGTGGTGCTCATGAAGCAGCTCGACGCGCTCAAGACCAAGAAAATGGCCGAAATGAAGGCCGCGGGCGTGGAGTACGACGATCGCATGGAGGAGCTCTCCAAGCTCGAATACCCCAAGCCCAATCGCGACTTCATCTACGATACGTTCAACGCCTTCTCCGCCAAGCACCCCTGGGTCGGACAGGACAATATCCGCCCCAAGTCGGTGGCGCGCGATATGTACGAGGCGTACATGTCGTTTCGCGAGTACGTGAACGAATATGGATTGGAGCGGGCCGAGGGCCTTTTGCTTCGATATCTCTCCGACGTCTACAAAGTGCTGGTCGAGACGGTCCCCCGTTACGCCAAGACGGAGGAGGTCGAGGACATCGTGACGTACTTCAGCGCCATCGTGCGCCAGGTCGACTCGAGCTTGCTCGACGAGTGGGAAAAAATGCGCGATCCCTCGCGCATCCAGACGGCCATCGAGGGCGGCGCCAAAGAGGAGATCCTCGAGCGCGCCGACACGCGCGACATCACCCGCGACGAGCGCGCCTTCACCGTGCTGGTGCGAAACGAGATGTACCGCCTCCTGCGCGCGCTCGCCAAAAAGGACTACGACGTGGCGGCCGACATGCTGGCCCCCGTCTCCGCCGGGGAGCTCCGCGAAAAATGGGCGCCGTACTTCGAGGAGCACGCCAGCATCCGCGTCGACCCCGACGCGCGACGCCCCGCCCTCTGCCGCATCGACCAGCTCGAGACCCACTGGCAAATCCAGCAAACGGTGCTCGATCCCGAGGGCGACGACGACTGGGTCATCGTGTGCAAGGTCGATCTGGACCGCGCGCGCGACGAAGGCCGCGTGGTGCTCTCGTTGGTTCGGGTGGGCACGTAA
- a CDS encoding SGNH/GDSL hydrolase family protein, protein MRTSRALVSFAMVATLGCGSDPTSPKSDSPAAPSASPAAPSASPAAPSASNPSPAPDPVPAPDPAAPRLTPDRVHTVLHLGDSMVGFRRGLTMALETRFKSAGAKFYSNSWTSAQIRTFDEDERLTKLVRKAKPDIVILNLGSNNVLNPNPEALAANIRSIVKKMQPAACYWLGPPLPIKAVKRDKGVRRVIAENIAPCKFFDTSRLVLERQTDHIHPTDRGGEIWADAVWRFIFDDEPSHRVDPETDGQAKPEAAPPGTGNPGHPGEPGDPKATHAKR, encoded by the coding sequence TTGAGAACATCGCGGGCCCTCGTCTCCTTCGCCATGGTCGCAACCCTCGGGTGCGGAAGCGACCCCACCTCGCCCAAGAGCGATTCCCCCGCTGCTCCCAGCGCCAGCCCCGCTGCTCCCAGCGCCAGCCCTGCTGCCCCCAGCGCCAGCAACCCTAGCCCCGCGCCCGACCCCGTACCCGCACCCGACCCCGCCGCACCGCGCCTAACCCCCGACCGCGTCCACACCGTCCTCCACCTGGGCGACTCCATGGTCGGCTTCCGCCGTGGTCTCACGATGGCGCTCGAGACGCGCTTCAAAAGCGCCGGCGCCAAGTTCTATTCGAACTCGTGGACCAGCGCGCAAATCCGCACCTTCGACGAGGACGAGCGCCTCACGAAGCTGGTTCGAAAGGCGAAGCCGGACATCGTCATCTTGAACCTGGGGAGCAACAACGTCCTCAACCCCAACCCCGAAGCGCTCGCCGCCAACATTCGCTCGATCGTCAAGAAGATGCAGCCCGCCGCGTGCTATTGGCTGGGTCCTCCCCTGCCCATCAAAGCCGTCAAACGGGACAAAGGTGTACGACGCGTGATCGCGGAAAACATTGCACCCTGCAAATTCTTCGACACGAGCCGGCTGGTCCTCGAGCGGCAGACCGACCATATCCACCCCACCGACCGCGGGGGCGAAATCTGGGCCGACGCGGTCTGGCGCTTCATCTTCGACGACGAGCCCTCCCACCGCGTCGACCCCGAAACCGACGGCCAGGCCAAGCCCGAGGCCGCGCCCCCCGGAACCGGCAATCCTGGCCATCCCGGCGAGCCCGGCGATCCCAAGGCAACCCATGCAAAGCGATGA
- a CDS encoding DUF2804 domain-containing protein, giving the protein MSHVNQSSHASHVNALPEVPESVVDGEGAARFGTYRGALGQVVLPRAGRLTRLASHKRWLYTFVATREVIALYAIVDLGYASNAFVLVADRASKSVLFDRGFTGLPRPFVRVSDFPAGAPANAPTSQRGASFRLPGVRLGASFSSGADEYHQRAQVDDLLWLGELSAAKGPPAITVIAPVSEDGRRVNVTQKWAALRSRGMLEVGGRSFDLNGGVGGIDYTNGYLARRTAWRWAFACGTLPTGERVGLNLVSGFNDAPGVSENALFIGSELVPLGRARFTWNRDDVLAPWRLTTEEGADGAVDLGFQPFGAHRERRNLGIVRSHFVQPVGHFSGTLRALGRSYAIEDLAGVTEDQDILW; this is encoded by the coding sequence ATGAGCCACGTGAACCAGAGTAGCCACGCGAGCCACGTGAACGCGTTGCCCGAGGTCCCCGAGAGCGTCGTCGATGGCGAGGGCGCCGCACGCTTCGGAACGTACCGCGGCGCGCTGGGGCAGGTGGTTCTGCCGCGCGCAGGGAGGCTCACCCGCCTGGCCTCGCACAAGCGGTGGCTCTACACCTTCGTGGCCACGCGCGAGGTGATCGCGCTCTACGCCATCGTCGACTTGGGCTACGCGTCCAACGCGTTCGTCCTGGTGGCCGATCGCGCCTCCAAGTCGGTGCTCTTCGACCGCGGGTTCACGGGCCTGCCGCGGCCCTTCGTGCGCGTGAGCGACTTTCCCGCCGGGGCTCCCGCGAACGCGCCGACATCGCAGCGCGGCGCGAGCTTCCGGCTCCCGGGCGTGCGCCTGGGCGCGTCGTTTTCATCGGGCGCCGACGAGTACCACCAGCGCGCGCAGGTGGACGATCTGCTCTGGCTGGGCGAGCTCTCGGCCGCCAAAGGCCCTCCGGCCATCACCGTGATTGCGCCCGTGTCCGAGGACGGCCGAAGGGTCAATGTGACGCAAAAGTGGGCGGCGCTAAGGTCGCGCGGCATGCTGGAGGTCGGGGGGCGCTCCTTCGATTTGAACGGCGGCGTGGGCGGCATCGACTATACGAACGGCTACTTGGCGCGTCGCACGGCATGGCGCTGGGCCTTTGCGTGCGGCACCCTTCCGACGGGGGAGCGGGTGGGCCTCAACCTGGTCTCGGGCTTCAACGATGCGCCGGGGGTGAGCGAGAACGCGCTCTTCATCGGCAGCGAGCTGGTCCCCCTCGGACGCGCGCGCTTTACGTGGAACCGAGACGATGTGCTCGCCCCCTGGCGCTTGACGACGGAAGAAGGAGCCGATGGCGCCGTCGATCTCGGCTTCCAGCCCTTTGGCGCGCACCGCGAGCGGCGCAATTTGGGCATCGTGCGAAGCCATTTCGTTCAGCCCGTCGGCCATTTTTCAGGAACTTTGCGGGCGCTCGGGCGCAGCTACGCCATCGAGGATCTGGCGGGGGTCACCGAGGATCAGGACATCCTCTGGTAG
- a CDS encoding TetR/AcrR family transcriptional regulator, protein MTTERVYGGLPRLERRERRRQRLLEAALDAIGEGGLKGLSLRSVCARAGLTSRYFYESFRDLDELLVALFDRVADEVTGATLDAVAQAPWDALARAHAGLEAAIHVITDDHRKAKLLLISGSGPESLQRRRREQLVQVATVMSKLTRDFYGADRVTPTDARLTTITFAAGYVELLHEWLSGSLPVSRTRLVDHMARIFVASATVHSGRAAAPPPSE, encoded by the coding sequence ATGACAACCGAACGGGTCTATGGAGGTCTTCCCCGCCTGGAACGCCGCGAACGACGGCGCCAACGATTGCTCGAAGCCGCGCTGGATGCCATCGGAGAAGGAGGCCTGAAAGGGCTCAGCCTGCGCTCCGTGTGCGCCCGCGCGGGGTTGACGAGCCGCTATTTCTACGAGAGCTTTCGCGATCTCGACGAGCTCCTGGTCGCGCTCTTCGATCGCGTCGCCGACGAGGTCACCGGCGCGACCCTCGACGCCGTAGCCCAAGCACCTTGGGATGCGCTCGCGCGCGCGCACGCCGGCCTCGAAGCCGCCATCCATGTCATCACCGACGATCACCGCAAGGCCAAGCTCTTGCTCATCTCCGGCTCCGGTCCCGAATCGCTTCAGCGCCGCCGCCGCGAGCAGCTCGTCCAAGTCGCCACCGTCATGAGCAAGCTCACGCGCGACTTCTACGGCGCCGATCGCGTGACCCCCACCGACGCGCGCCTCACGACCATCACCTTCGCCGCCGGCTATGTCGAGCTTCTGCACGAGTGGCTCTCGGGCTCGTTGCCCGTCTCGCGCACCCGCTTGGTCGATCACATGGCCCGCATCTTCGTCGCATCCGCAACGGTGCACTCCGGACGCGCCGCCGCTCCGCCCCCCAGCGAATGA
- a CDS encoding S8 family serine peptidase: MKNDRQPDESSSPPTSHAHATAMAGHVPETPETRNDAASAPDVAISEGKKNPISVRIPAAPLRGERESHDPRARAPLPIGERIGADTRFSGRGIVAAFLDSGFYAHPDLTTPHSRIHAYHDLIHEKKDGVELLNSGDGSSWHGMMSTVVAAGNGALSNGRFRSVAPDLGLVLVKVGTLSRVHHDDIARGIEWVLVNRGRYDIRILNISAGGDYEASYLDDVMSRFAEAAIRAGIVVVAAVGNQGHRPGYVVPPASVPAVISVGGIDDRGNPHFGQVTGYRSSYGPTIDGLQKPEVVTVANWIAAPILPGTLTASQIALLAKLHKTADGELEATLAKYPGVIPSLDEAKGSPLYLIRQVIEAGLRDELVINEHYKMVDGTSFAAPIVTSVIAQMLEANPRLKPLEIKRILLKTAKRLPNLEVDRQGWGVVDPKAAVEHALRGT; this comes from the coding sequence ATGAAAAACGATCGGCAGCCCGACGAATCCTCCTCGCCCCCGACCTCGCATGCCCATGCAACGGCCATGGCGGGACATGTGCCCGAAACGCCCGAAACTAGGAACGATGCCGCATCGGCCCCCGACGTTGCGATATCCGAAGGGAAAAAGAATCCAATCTCGGTGCGCATCCCGGCCGCGCCGCTTCGGGGCGAGCGTGAATCGCACGATCCCCGCGCCCGCGCCCCGCTTCCCATTGGCGAACGCATCGGTGCGGATACACGTTTCAGCGGCCGTGGAATCGTGGCTGCATTTTTGGACAGCGGCTTCTACGCGCATCCCGATCTGACCACGCCGCACTCCCGCATCCACGCGTACCACGATCTCATTCATGAAAAAAAAGACGGGGTCGAGCTGCTGAACAGCGGCGATGGCTCCTCGTGGCACGGCATGATGTCCACCGTGGTGGCCGCCGGAAATGGCGCGCTCTCGAACGGACGATTCCGCTCGGTCGCCCCCGATCTGGGCCTGGTCCTCGTCAAAGTGGGGACGCTGTCGCGCGTACACCACGACGACATTGCGCGCGGCATCGAATGGGTCCTCGTCAACCGCGGCCGCTACGACATCCGTATCCTCAATATTTCCGCCGGCGGCGACTACGAAGCATCCTATCTCGACGATGTGATGTCGCGTTTCGCAGAGGCGGCGATCCGCGCCGGCATCGTGGTGGTGGCCGCCGTGGGCAATCAGGGCCATCGCCCCGGCTACGTGGTGCCGCCCGCCAGCGTGCCGGCGGTGATCTCCGTCGGCGGGATCGACGATCGCGGCAATCCGCACTTCGGCCAAGTAACGGGATATCGCTCGTCGTACGGGCCCACCATCGACGGGCTGCAAAAACCCGAGGTCGTCACGGTGGCCAATTGGATCGCCGCGCCCATTCTCCCGGGCACGCTCACCGCGTCGCAGATTGCGTTGCTCGCCAAGCTGCATAAAACCGCCGACGGCGAGCTCGAGGCCACCCTCGCCAAATACCCCGGCGTGATCCCCTCGCTCGACGAGGCCAAGGGCAGCCCGCTGTATTTGATTCGCCAGGTCATCGAAGCAGGCCTGCGCGACGAGCTGGTGATCAACGAGCACTACAAAATGGTCGACGGCACCAGCTTCGCGGCGCCCATCGTCACCAGCGTGATCGCGCAGATGCTCGAGGCCAACCCTCGGCTGAAACCCCTCGAAATCAAACGTATTTTATTGAAGACGGCCAAGCGCTTGCCCAACCTGGAGGTCGACCGCCAGGGCTGGGGGGTGGTGGATCCCAAGGCGGCCGTCGAGCACGCGCTGAGGGGCACATGA